Proteins from a genomic interval of Oceanispirochaeta crateris:
- a CDS encoding citrate synthase, which translates to MANARLELENQTIELPVVTGTMGEQAIDITNLRKDSGFITLDSGYQNTGSCKSSITYIDGDKGILKYRGVNIEDLAANARFTEVAYFLVHGRFATPEEKSEFSQQLTENSMLHEDMIRFFHSVPPTAHPMSILSTMVNAMSVFYPQYFVDENDGDRYNIMASRLISKIRTIAAFSYKRSIGEPLVYPRHDLPYCSNFLNMMFDSPVKPYQIDPETERLLNMMLIIHADHEQNCSTSTVRLVGSSKVNPYSSVCAGICALWGPLHGGANQEVIEMLDLIHREKLPIKSVIEKSKDKNSGFKLSGFGHRVYRNFDPRMKILKKEARSYLSTRGLNDPLMHIALELEEAALKDDYFIERKLYPNVDFYSGILYRAMGFPTEMFTVLFAMGRMPGWIAQWKEMHDSIPFKIGRPRQIYTGPTDAKYPGNQ; encoded by the coding sequence ATGGCAAATGCACGGTTGGAATTAGAGAATCAGACCATTGAACTTCCTGTGGTCACTGGGACCATGGGAGAGCAGGCAATTGATATCACGAATCTTAGAAAAGACAGTGGCTTTATCACCCTGGATAGTGGTTATCAAAATACGGGAAGCTGCAAAAGCTCAATTACCTATATTGACGGAGACAAGGGTATCCTGAAATACAGGGGAGTCAACATTGAAGATCTGGCAGCCAATGCCCGATTTACAGAAGTAGCTTATTTCCTAGTCCATGGCAGGTTTGCAACTCCCGAAGAAAAATCAGAATTCTCACAGCAACTGACTGAAAATTCTATGCTCCATGAAGACATGATTAGATTCTTTCATTCTGTCCCACCTACAGCTCATCCCATGTCTATTTTGAGTACCATGGTCAACGCCATGAGTGTTTTCTATCCCCAGTATTTTGTAGATGAAAATGATGGCGATAGATATAACATCATGGCCTCCCGTTTGATCTCTAAGATCAGAACCATAGCGGCTTTTTCCTATAAAAGATCCATTGGAGAGCCATTGGTGTACCCCCGTCATGACCTGCCCTATTGCAGCAATTTTCTCAATATGATGTTTGATAGTCCGGTGAAGCCCTATCAAATAGATCCCGAAACAGAACGACTTCTGAACATGATGCTTATCATCCATGCCGATCATGAACAAAACTGCAGTACTTCAACAGTTCGTCTTGTCGGTAGTTCCAAAGTAAACCCCTATTCATCTGTCTGTGCAGGAATTTGTGCCCTTTGGGGACCTCTTCACGGCGGAGCCAACCAGGAAGTCATAGAAATGCTGGATCTGATTCACAGGGAAAAACTACCTATAAAATCGGTCATTGAAAAATCAAAAGATAAGAATAGCGGCTTTAAGCTGTCAGGGTTCGGACACAGAGTCTACAGGAACTTTGACCCGCGGATGAAGATACTGAAAAAGGAAGCACGGTCCTATCTAAGCACCAGAGGGCTGAATGATCCTCTCATGCATATCGCTCTGGAACTGGAAGAAGCGGCACTGAAAGACGACTACTTCATTGAACGAAAACTTTATCCCAATGTAGATTTCTATTCAGGGATTCTTTACCGGGCGATGGGATTTCCAACCGAAATGTTTACCGTTCTCTTTGCTATGGGACGCATGCCGGGCTGGATCGCTCAATGGAAAGAGATGCATGACAGCATTCCATTTAAAATCGGCCGTCCAAGACAAATCTATACCGGCCCGACTGATGCAAAATACCCAGGAAATCAATAA
- a CDS encoding Cof-type HAD-IIB family hydrolase, giving the protein MKPIKLIACDMDGTLLDDQKRISTDNIEAINKLKARGIYFVIATGRHDSMVKGYLDTLGLEMPVISCNGAMVREPFSNHLFSSIPLQTEQVFEVILACKSLGADYHIYGRDVIYGETLTSRMFYYNERNKTLPERDKIKLFVSKDYRNYVKENTGELYKILIIPSSQNDFIPIKEKIFKATGLHAFQSDAALLDVAQKGITKAHAIQNLCRELKISQEETAAIGDQLNDLDMIEYAGIGIAMNNAVQPIKEAAQNITKKNNNQSGVAEAIHMLLALK; this is encoded by the coding sequence ATGAAACCCATTAAACTCATTGCCTGCGACATGGATGGAACCCTCCTGGATGATCAGAAAAGAATTTCTACGGACAACATAGAGGCGATAAATAAGCTGAAAGCCAGAGGGATTTATTTTGTGATTGCCACAGGGCGTCACGATTCTATGGTAAAGGGTTACCTTGATACATTGGGTCTTGAAATGCCTGTTATCTCCTGTAATGGCGCTATGGTCAGAGAGCCCTTTTCCAACCACCTGTTTTCTTCCATCCCCCTTCAGACAGAACAAGTGTTTGAAGTCATTTTAGCATGCAAGTCTCTGGGAGCCGATTATCATATATATGGGAGGGATGTTATTTATGGAGAAACCCTGACTAGTCGAATGTTTTATTATAATGAACGTAACAAAACTCTGCCTGAAAGAGACAAAATTAAACTCTTTGTTTCCAAGGATTACCGTAACTATGTAAAAGAAAATACAGGTGAGCTATATAAGATATTAATCATCCCCTCCAGCCAAAACGACTTCATTCCTATTAAAGAGAAAATATTCAAAGCTACAGGCCTCCATGCCTTTCAATCGGATGCAGCATTGCTGGATGTAGCTCAAAAAGGAATAACCAAGGCTCATGCCATTCAGAATCTTTGCCGGGAGTTAAAAATCAGCCAAGAGGAAACAGCGGCTATTGGAGACCAGCTTAATGATCTTGATATGATTGAATATGCCGGAATCGGAATTGCTATGAACAACGCCGTACAACCAATCAAAGAAGCAGCTCAAAACATTACAAAAAAGAACAATAATCAGAGCGGAGTGGCAGAAGCCATCCATATGCTTCTTGCACTCAAATAA
- a CDS encoding uroporphyrinogen decarboxylase family protein, with protein sequence MNDQFDYTKADSQGTTVIPLSPEKFDIPAYKEYQAVTEEACRAFSENEQNVLVYRRFRVPEVYSWGCRDKKMSLEWQLAALDQSRLYKADVPNFLEPWYGIGVVSSSFGIPYLWKEGQSPAVLPGFTSAKEAINALQCPVHKSPVGQEVMTRIEYFLDKTKGQIPLSLTDTQSPLNIASSYILEASSFMFEMYDHPEDLKELMSLISELEMEFLQKQMDLIGDALVKPGHGFASSRFFSGIGFSDDNILMIGDEAYNEFALPYLCRAASIAEGPVFHSCGDWAGRAEFIKTIPGLIMVDGALGAQTDPSPNDGAVLGHAFAGESVILHVRIVGNSETVLEVFEKMAQPGLKTIVTTYCETPEDQDSAYRGIHALSQG encoded by the coding sequence ATGAACGATCAATTTGACTACACAAAGGCGGACTCCCAGGGAACCACGGTCATCCCTCTTTCTCCTGAGAAATTTGATATACCGGCTTATAAAGAATATCAGGCTGTCACCGAGGAGGCATGCCGGGCATTTTCAGAGAATGAACAAAATGTTCTCGTTTACAGGCGATTCCGAGTGCCCGAGGTTTATTCATGGGGTTGCCGGGATAAAAAAATGTCATTGGAATGGCAGTTGGCGGCTTTGGATCAGAGCCGGTTGTATAAAGCGGATGTTCCCAATTTCCTGGAACCATGGTATGGCATTGGAGTTGTGTCCAGCTCCTTCGGCATCCCTTATCTCTGGAAAGAGGGGCAGTCCCCAGCCGTTCTTCCTGGGTTCACATCTGCAAAAGAGGCCATCAATGCATTGCAATGTCCGGTTCACAAGAGTCCTGTTGGCCAGGAAGTTATGACGCGTATTGAGTATTTTCTGGATAAGACGAAAGGTCAGATACCTCTCAGTCTGACCGATACACAGTCTCCTCTCAATATTGCTTCTTCTTATATTTTAGAAGCATCCAGCTTTATGTTTGAGATGTATGATCATCCTGAGGATTTGAAGGAGCTCATGTCTCTGATCTCTGAGCTGGAGATGGAATTTCTACAGAAACAAATGGATCTTATTGGGGATGCCCTGGTAAAACCCGGCCATGGATTTGCCTCATCCAGGTTTTTCTCCGGAATCGGTTTCAGTGATGACAATATTTTGATGATCGGTGATGAAGCCTACAATGAATTTGCCTTACCCTATCTTTGCAGAGCTGCTTCCATAGCAGAGGGTCCTGTTTTTCATTCCTGCGGAGACTGGGCCGGTAGAGCTGAGTTCATAAAGACCATTCCAGGACTTATCATGGTTGATGGAGCCCTTGGAGCGCAAACTGATCCCTCTCCTAATGATGGAGCTGTTTTGGGACATGCCTTCGCCGGAGAATCTGTCATTCTGCATGTGAGGATCGTGGGGAACTCAGAGACTGTTCTTGAAGTTTTTGAAAAAATGGCACAACCGGGACTGAAAACAATTGTGACGACCTATTGTGAAACCCCGGAGGACCAGGATTCCGCCTATCGGGGTATCCATGCATTGTCACAGGGGTAA
- a CDS encoding uroporphyrinogen decarboxylase family protein translates to MAPYDPRTLAGIHFHTKEFFIKSINDFEIFRKYFPSESKKSIQEKHQAAKTANAIIGETGIFCPWGIGGVYNEASTCRDMQELMMDPYLNPEFYKELMTFFVSWIKRDYEIMGETEYHALGIQGNIANGGLMGEDFFMEHIFPYERVITETIKESGKYSIYHNCGYARNLYSCYKKLGMDVWETLSPPPQGDTELKEAKEFFGDELILSGGLDQVEFLKKASPKEVRAKVSDLIATGKPGGYFIFAGSDFLEPDTPKANIQAAVESASEYGKYS, encoded by the coding sequence GTGGCACCCTATGATCCACGAACACTGGCTGGAATCCATTTCCATACCAAAGAATTTTTTATTAAATCCATAAATGATTTTGAAATATTCAGGAAATATTTCCCTTCTGAATCCAAAAAAAGCATCCAGGAAAAACATCAAGCTGCAAAAACAGCCAATGCAATTATTGGTGAAACAGGAATATTCTGCCCGTGGGGAATCGGTGGTGTTTACAATGAAGCCTCCACTTGCAGAGACATGCAGGAATTGATGATGGACCCCTATTTGAATCCGGAGTTTTACAAGGAATTAATGACCTTTTTTGTATCCTGGATTAAAAGAGATTATGAAATCATGGGCGAGACGGAATACCATGCTCTGGGAATTCAGGGAAACATTGCCAACGGAGGCCTAATGGGAGAAGATTTCTTTATGGAACATATTTTCCCCTATGAAAGAGTAATAACAGAGACCATCAAAGAGAGTGGAAAATACTCCATATACCACAACTGTGGATACGCCAGGAATCTTTACTCCTGCTATAAAAAGCTCGGCATGGATGTATGGGAGACGCTCTCCCCACCTCCCCAGGGAGATACGGAATTAAAAGAAGCAAAAGAGTTTTTCGGTGACGAACTGATATTATCTGGAGGTCTGGATCAGGTAGAATTTCTGAAAAAAGCCAGTCCTAAAGAGGTCAGAGCCAAGGTGTCTGATCTCATTGCAACTGGAAAACCCGGGGGATATTTTATTTTTGCAGGTTCTGATTTTCTTGAACCTGATACACCAAAAGCCAATATTCAGGCGGCAGTTGAATCTGCAAGTGAATATGGTAAATATTCTTAA
- a CDS encoding AraC family transcriptional regulator, producing the protein MDQVSQNPILDEMIIDDENFLFILDSHHRNDFSMNFHRHDFYELSFVMDGEGLCQSLEDGQIKSSPIRRDNIILTDGRMPHRAVDKTGLPLEQLIIIFDKPYLDKMKDNVLIEKTLEEKNPLILSGILHTAPLKPFFREILNEMKAKESGKDSLIFSIFSRLLVQIIRAGEDTKKAHCDDNRINRVLDYIHTNFFMNITIQTVAEISSLSLRQFSDVFKRETGRTFTQYINHLRIEKAKTALISTRLSITEIAFEIGYDDLSYFTRRFKEQEGLSPRAYKKKNGK; encoded by the coding sequence ATGGACCAGGTTAGTCAGAATCCAATACTGGATGAGATGATCATTGATGACGAAAACTTTCTCTTCATTCTGGATTCCCATCATCGAAATGATTTTTCTATGAATTTCCACAGACATGATTTTTATGAACTTTCTTTTGTTATGGATGGGGAAGGATTATGCCAGAGCCTTGAGGATGGACAGATCAAGAGTTCTCCGATCCGCAGAGACAACATCATCCTCACCGACGGCAGAATGCCCCACCGAGCTGTAGATAAAACAGGACTCCCTCTGGAACAATTGATCATTATCTTCGACAAGCCCTACCTTGATAAAATGAAAGACAACGTTCTCATTGAGAAAACCCTGGAAGAGAAAAACCCCCTGATTCTGTCGGGAATCCTGCACACAGCCCCTCTCAAACCCTTCTTTCGAGAAATACTAAATGAAATGAAAGCCAAAGAATCTGGAAAAGACAGCCTCATTTTCAGTATCTTCAGCCGCCTTTTGGTTCAAATTATCAGAGCAGGAGAAGATACAAAGAAGGCTCACTGTGACGATAACAGAATCAATCGCGTCCTGGATTATATCCATACTAATTTTTTTATGAATATCACCATTCAGACCGTCGCCGAAATAAGCAGTCTATCACTGCGTCAGTTTTCTGATGTGTTTAAGAGAGAAACGGGGCGAACATTCACCCAATATATAAATCATCTGAGGATTGAAAAAGCCAAGACAGCCCTTATATCGACAAGACTGAGTATCACAGAGATTGCCTTTGAAATAGGATACGACGACTTATCTTATTTTACCAGGCGCTTTAAAGAGCAAGAAGGCCTATCTCCCCGGGCTTATAAGAAAAAAAACGGGAAATAA
- a CDS encoding uroporphyrinogen decarboxylase family protein: protein MTSKEAIQKILNREDPGRFVYAPNMWQWFTHRQNMNEYPPELKDCTSQLEAIRVLGLEVFSRNVYSNPYDYWFGGLNRRIFDAVEVEKLVEIRGKDTVTTLRYKMNKGVLEERLRYIHSESTLVQEKFLIDKPETQLDLFEEFLERTSYRFLSKRFDQTAEEIGSDGIAVAGEFFSPLKMLHLYLGPVETTYLLNDEEDRMKRLMALHEKNQLCLLKEMMEHNIPAVMSMDNLDTMFHPPRYVEEYSASFYEKASTLCHEHDSRFFIHACGQQRANLKLISSLGVDGLEGVAYPPLGDIELEEAMEMTGDNFIITGGISASETTTFKTRDEVFSYMENLLTRMKPYRHRFILSASCNTAIETPWEILKLFRDAWVEMGQ, encoded by the coding sequence ATGACGAGTAAAGAAGCAATTCAAAAGATTCTGAACCGCGAAGACCCGGGGCGTTTTGTCTATGCTCCCAATATGTGGCAATGGTTTACCCACCGTCAGAATATGAATGAATATCCCCCAGAATTAAAAGACTGTACTTCACAATTAGAGGCCATAAGAGTTCTAGGACTCGAAGTATTCAGCAGAAATGTCTATTCCAATCCCTACGACTATTGGTTCGGCGGGTTGAATAGACGGATTTTTGACGCTGTGGAAGTTGAAAAACTTGTAGAAATCAGAGGAAAAGATACTGTGACAACCCTTCGTTACAAGATGAACAAGGGTGTACTGGAAGAACGGCTGAGATACATCCACAGTGAATCTACTCTTGTCCAGGAAAAATTCTTAATTGATAAACCTGAAACTCAACTGGATCTTTTTGAAGAGTTCCTGGAACGGACAAGCTACCGTTTTCTTTCAAAGCGCTTTGATCAAACCGCCGAAGAAATTGGTTCTGATGGCATCGCTGTAGCCGGAGAGTTCTTCAGTCCCCTGAAGATGCTTCACCTCTACCTGGGACCCGTGGAAACGACCTATCTTCTAAACGATGAAGAAGACAGGATGAAAAGACTGATGGCCCTCCATGAAAAGAACCAGCTTTGCCTCCTCAAAGAGATGATGGAGCACAACATACCAGCGGTCATGTCCATGGACAACTTGGATACGATGTTCCACCCTCCCCGCTATGTGGAAGAGTACTCGGCCTCTTTCTATGAAAAAGCCAGTACCCTCTGCCATGAGCATGATAGCCGGTTCTTCATTCATGCCTGCGGTCAGCAACGGGCCAATCTCAAGCTGATTTCATCCCTGGGAGTCGACGGTCTTGAAGGTGTGGCCTATCCCCCTCTGGGAGATATAGAGCTGGAAGAAGCCATGGAAATGACAGGAGATAATTTTATAATCACCGGTGGTATTAGTGCCTCGGAAACAACGACATTCAAGACCAGAGATGAAGTTTTTTCCTATATGGAAAATCTCCTAACTAGGATGAAACCCTACCGCCATAGATTTATCCTGTCTGCCAGTTGCAATACAGCCATAGAAACCCCCTGGGAAATACTGAAACTATTCAGGGATGCCTGGGTTGAAATGGGTCAGTAA
- a CDS encoding lactonase family protein — protein MEKNIFASGCYTEKSNIPNACGEGIVLLSLDDKTGRLSKLTVTEGVKNPSYLDWDRDSQTLYAITENPSGEGEVRSFFRKPDNTLVLSSLQVGPGQAGCHIKAVKQLHRIFAASYRGGSLKSYFLEEGHVGPSLCFIEYSGCGPDADRQGTPHAHQVLPGPDNAYLYVCDLGSDRVWIHDAQKSDLPIISSFIVPPGYGPRHLAFDPEGKYAFILCELVPRLLVVRLNREDGSLVLEQDLSTVGEDSTGGAAPAAVKVHPSGKTVAVSNRFDDTITIFKIQRNPGALSLKVAESFSSRGKVPRDICFSPSGRWLLMAHQDSNDVQIREINPENGLTKEYWSEPLSLGSPVCLIPLD, from the coding sequence ATGGAAAAGAATATTTTTGCATCTGGATGCTACACTGAAAAATCAAATATCCCTAATGCCTGTGGTGAAGGGATTGTCCTTTTATCCCTTGATGATAAGACCGGTCGACTATCAAAATTAACGGTTACAGAGGGAGTCAAAAATCCCTCTTACCTGGATTGGGATAGGGACTCTCAGACTCTCTATGCCATTACTGAAAATCCTAGCGGGGAAGGGGAGGTCCGGTCATTTTTTCGAAAACCAGATAATACACTGGTTCTCTCTTCTCTTCAGGTCGGCCCCGGTCAAGCCGGATGCCATATTAAGGCCGTTAAGCAACTGCACAGGATTTTTGCAGCTTCTTACCGGGGAGGCTCTTTGAAATCCTATTTCCTGGAAGAGGGGCATGTAGGCCCTTCTCTTTGTTTTATCGAATATTCAGGCTGTGGTCCCGATGCGGATCGTCAGGGAACTCCTCATGCCCACCAGGTTCTTCCCGGTCCTGATAATGCATATCTGTATGTATGCGACTTGGGTAGCGATAGGGTTTGGATTCATGATGCACAAAAGAGTGATCTGCCGATTATTTCTTCTTTTATTGTGCCTCCAGGATATGGTCCCAGGCATTTGGCCTTTGATCCTGAAGGGAAGTATGCTTTTATCCTTTGTGAGCTGGTTCCCCGATTACTTGTCGTTCGTCTCAACAGGGAGGACGGATCTTTAGTCCTGGAGCAGGATCTCTCTACGGTGGGCGAAGATTCCACCGGGGGAGCTGCACCTGCTGCAGTCAAAGTTCATCCTTCTGGAAAGACCGTTGCTGTTTCAAATAGGTTTGACGATACGATCACTATTTTCAAAATACAACGGAATCCGGGAGCTCTTTCTTTGAAGGTTGCAGAATCGTTCAGTTCCCGGGGCAAAGTGCCGCGGGATATTTGTTTTTCTCCCTCTGGGCGGTGGCTGCTTATGGCGCATCAGGATTCAAATGATGTACAGATCAGGGAAATAAACCCGGAGAATGGATTAACAAAGGAATATTGGTCAGAGCCTTTGAGTCTTGGATCTCCTGTTTGTCTGATTCCTTTGGATTAA
- a CDS encoding uroporphyrinogen decarboxylase family protein gives MNSKERIQKALNFEESDRLPCDIGGTTVSSITKTAYENALKSRGIKAEYENMDEFDPIQQIVQPVHSIRRELGIDTHRIGAPRLAGPEVTPVHDEMGIYKLTDQFGCHWDFNPASDFYYNIKNAPLKNYESIEEGLKEYRFPKVADAKEEIIKVLDRQAGNMASQGVIADRNCAGITEVAFRIRGYEEFFMDMALDPEGASRLMEKILEYKIEYWSLYGDYAKSTGLDKEILVAVECDDLGTQDSLLFSPEMIRTRVMPLQSQLISHIKKELPGVKIMYHSDGAVYDLIPDFIKMGVDILNPVQFTAKGMELKRLKQEFGKDLVFWGGGVDTQDTLPHGTPSQVADEVKRNIEILAPGGGFVFAAVHNIQADVPAENFWSMWDTVKNY, from the coding sequence ATGAACAGTAAAGAAAGAATTCAAAAAGCTCTCAATTTTGAAGAAAGTGACAGACTCCCCTGTGATATTGGAGGAACAACCGTCTCCAGCATCACCAAGACGGCCTATGAAAATGCCCTGAAGAGTAGAGGAATCAAGGCTGAATATGAAAATATGGATGAATTTGATCCTATCCAGCAGATTGTCCAGCCTGTTCACTCTATCCGGAGGGAACTAGGAATTGATACTCACAGGATAGGAGCTCCCCGACTGGCTGGTCCTGAAGTGACCCCGGTACACGATGAAATGGGAATCTACAAGCTCACTGACCAGTTTGGATGCCATTGGGACTTCAACCCTGCCAGTGATTTTTATTACAACATAAAAAATGCTCCTCTCAAGAATTATGAGTCCATAGAAGAGGGATTGAAGGAGTATAGATTCCCCAAAGTAGCCGATGCAAAAGAAGAGATTATCAAAGTATTAGACCGCCAGGCAGGAAACATGGCCAGTCAGGGAGTCATTGCCGACAGAAACTGTGCCGGCATTACCGAAGTGGCCTTCCGCATCAGGGGATATGAAGAATTTTTTATGGATATGGCCCTGGACCCCGAAGGTGCCTCCCGTCTGATGGAGAAGATCCTGGAATACAAAATAGAATACTGGAGCCTCTACGGCGATTACGCCAAGTCCACAGGTTTGGATAAGGAAATACTAGTGGCCGTAGAATGTGACGACCTGGGAACACAGGATTCACTCCTTTTTTCTCCCGAGATGATAAGAACCAGAGTCATGCCTCTTCAGAGTCAATTGATCAGCCATATAAAAAAAGAACTCCCGGGAGTCAAAATTATGTACCACTCCGACGGAGCGGTTTATGATCTAATTCCCGACTTTATAAAAATGGGAGTGGATATCCTGAATCCCGTCCAGTTCACTGCCAAGGGTATGGAGCTGAAACGTCTAAAACAAGAATTTGGAAAGGATCTGGTCTTCTGGGGAGGAGGAGTGGATACCCAGGACACGCTGCCCCACGGAACTCCCTCTCAGGTAGCAGATGAGGTGAAAAGGAACATAGAGATCCTCGCTCCAGGAGGAGGATTCGTTTTTGCTGCAGTTCACAATATCCAGGCTGATGTTCCAGCTGAAAATTTCTGGTCCATGTGGGACACGGTAAAAAACTACTAA
- a CDS encoding YhcH/YjgK/YiaL family protein, with protein sequence MILDTMAQAARYEAIHPRFKAAFDFIRNTDLSAIEVGRYEIDGTDVFALVQSYPSKAIEEKVFEAHKNYIDIQYIIEGVEMMGYTLPEKLTVQTPYNPEKDCEFYDHAEMTECIVESGTYAIFFPEDPHKPGCTVSGKAASNVKKLVLKIKL encoded by the coding sequence ATGATTCTAGACACAATGGCTCAGGCAGCCCGCTACGAAGCAATCCACCCCAGATTCAAGGCGGCTTTTGACTTTATAAGGAATACAGATCTGTCTGCCATAGAAGTTGGACGATATGAAATAGATGGAACAGATGTTTTTGCTCTGGTTCAATCTTACCCCAGCAAAGCTATAGAAGAAAAAGTATTCGAAGCCCATAAAAACTACATTGATATTCAATACATCATTGAAGGGGTCGAGATGATGGGCTATACCCTGCCTGAAAAACTGACAGTTCAGACCCCGTATAACCCCGAGAAAGACTGTGAATTTTACGATCACGCAGAAATGACGGAGTGTATTGTAGAATCAGGAACATACGCTATTTTCTTTCCCGAAGATCCTCACAAACCCGGATGCACAGTTTCTGGTAAGGCAGCCTCTAACGTCAAGAAACTGGTTCTTAAAATAAAACTCTAA
- a CDS encoding nitroreductase family protein, translating to MTFLELAKKRYSARKFTNKPVEKIKLDQVLEAGRVAPTASNNQPQKLLVVQSEEGLQKMTKAARFYKAPVVIIVCIKKEEAWVREYDKKQTIDIDASIVTDHMMMAATDLGLDSLWMTWFHPAVLRSEFQIPSTLEPVNLLALGYNGAEPKSSDRHEITRKSLSEIVAYEQF from the coding sequence ATGACATTCCTCGAATTAGCGAAGAAGCGGTATTCCGCCAGGAAATTCACAAATAAACCTGTAGAAAAGATAAAGCTGGATCAGGTTTTGGAAGCAGGACGGGTGGCTCCAACAGCTTCAAACAACCAACCCCAAAAGCTTCTGGTCGTACAGTCCGAAGAGGGTTTACAAAAAATGACCAAAGCTGCCCGGTTTTATAAAGCTCCAGTGGTAATTATTGTGTGTATTAAAAAAGAGGAAGCCTGGGTTCGTGAATACGACAAGAAGCAGACAATCGATATTGATGCCTCCATTGTGACTGATCATATGATGATGGCTGCTACAGATCTGGGGTTGGATTCCCTCTGGATGACCTGGTTTCACCCGGCAGTCCTTAGATCTGAGTTTCAGATTCCTTCTACCCTGGAACCTGTTAATCTTCTGGCTCTTGGATACAATGGTGCTGAACCCAAGTCTTCCGACAGGCATGAAATTACAAGGAAGTCATTGTCGGAAATAGTAGCATATGAGCAATTTTAA
- a CDS encoding AEC family transporter produces MDILFFSIATIGPTFLVIIIGALLRKWNFMDSDLSENLSKLVFQLLLPALILKTLSGMEKNSSFSIPLVLSLLFFYFFTILIAALISLAIRIPKGERGFFMAGSSFGNNAIIGYAFGAALYGEQGIARAAILSAILMPLSLLSSGLMLNKENRKKNWQSSVHSFALSMIKNPVMISLLLGIALWLSPITLPAMAAGSLTLLAQASLPLALLAVGGSLEFEMNLKDRLEITLTTFLKLIFMPLSALGASLYFNLPPEATGSLLLMAACPTSISYFVMARNQGHSPSKGAAIVTVTTLVSALSAAIIAAYLKYRGWV; encoded by the coding sequence ATGGATATACTTTTTTTTAGCATTGCCACCATAGGGCCCACCTTCCTTGTGATTATAATTGGAGCACTTCTCAGAAAGTGGAATTTTATGGATTCAGATCTTTCAGAGAATTTGTCAAAACTGGTCTTTCAACTTCTTCTTCCCGCACTCATTTTAAAAACACTTTCAGGAATGGAAAAAAACAGCAGTTTTTCCATTCCTTTAGTTTTATCCCTCCTCTTTTTCTATTTTTTTACGATTCTTATAGCTGCGCTGATTTCTTTGGCTATTAGAATTCCGAAAGGGGAGAGAGGGTTCTTCATGGCCGGTTCAAGCTTTGGCAACAACGCGATCATTGGCTATGCCTTCGGTGCAGCTTTGTATGGGGAACAAGGCATTGCAAGGGCCGCTATTCTTTCTGCAATACTAATGCCCCTTTCACTCTTGTCTTCCGGACTGATGTTAAATAAGGAAAACCGTAAAAAGAACTGGCAGTCATCGGTTCACTCCTTTGCTCTCTCCATGATAAAAAATCCTGTGATGATCTCACTTCTTCTAGGAATAGCTCTTTGGTTGAGTCCGATTACTCTGCCTGCGATGGCAGCCGGATCACTGACTCTTCTTGCTCAGGCATCTCTCCCGTTGGCACTCCTTGCAGTCGGCGGAAGCCTTGAATTTGAAATGAATTTAAAAGACCGTCTGGAAATAACCCTGACGACCTTTTTAAAGCTGATCTTCATGCCACTAAGCGCTCTGGGGGCTTCTCTCTATTTCAATTTACCACCAGAAGCTACAGGTTCTCTCCTTCTTATGGCGGCTTGTCCCACTTCCATTTCATATTTTGTTATGGCTAGGAATCAGGGACACAGCCCCTCCAAAGGCGCTGCTATCGTCACAGTGACAACCCTCGTCTCGGCATTAAGTGCCGCCATTATTGCAGCTTATCTTAAATATCGTGGATGGGTCTAA